cgattctagtctctgcAATGTCACCATTTGAATATATGTACATGCTCTCGTCTAGAGTCGAGGAGTCTCTTCTCAACCTGAGTtgcataagtgtgagttgaggcTATGACTAATCTGTGACTCTATGATTCTGTGACTCCAATCTGTGACTCCAATCTGTGACTCTTTGAGTTAATTTGTGACTCCAATCTGTGACTCTATGACTCTGTGACTCAATGATCCTGTGActctatgtgccggttgcacaagagccgatTAAATgataaccgtgattaatttcacaagaaccaatcagagaagccatctcaTCAAAAAggcctcctctgattggttcttgtgaaattaatcacggttattatttaatcagcttttgtgcaaccgggcctatgaTTCTGTGACTAATCTGTGACTCCAATCTATGATTCTATGACTCTGTGACTGATCTGAGACTTTATGTTTCTGTGATTGTATGTTTTCAGACATGCCTGGAGACTTGGCCTACCCCCTACAGCGAGAACGTCTACTTTGTCCTGGCCAACCTAGTAATGTGCTACCTCCTACCTCTAGCACTCATCTCCATCTGCTATTTCCGTATTTGGCGCCGGGTATGCTGCCGAAAAATGCCCGGCGAGGTCCAAATGTACCAGGAGCTCATAATCCACCGCTCCAAGGTCAAGGTCATCAAAATGCTTTTTATAGTAATCGTGCTATTTGCCTGCTCCTGGTTGCCCCTCTACGTCATTTTCACGCGGCTGAAACTAGGGGGAGACCTCCAGCCCTGGGAGGAACCCTTGGTTTACAATCTACTACCCCTAGCACAGTGGCTGGGTGCATCCAACTCCTGTATCAACCCCGTACTGTACGcgtttttcaacaaaaaattccgCGCCGGCTTCAAAGCGATCCTTTCCTCCAAATCATGTTTCACAACTCTCCGCTACGACACATACAGTTTCGACGGACGGAATCTGAGTAGCAACTATGGAAACCGTAACGACACCGTTAAACGGCCGTTAACTAGAATGACAATATCGTCCAGCGCCGCTCTGAGAACTGGACGTATTGGAGGATCAGAAGGATCTCTAGTGAGAACGAGGACTTTGTCCTTCAAAGCCATGAATCAGGTCAATAATAACAGCTCGGAAGGTCCTTTTTATACGGAGAAGGTTAACGGGTTGACGCTGAGTGATATGACGTTATCGGCCAATGCTACCTTTGTATGAAGCAGTTGACGAGGATTCTTGGTTTGAGTTGGTACAAGTTGGTACACGGCACTACATTCATGTTATAACTGACAGGTGCAGTTCTTGTTGTtgtatcaatattgaaaatagaaaaatcttgGAATGGCTTTTTCGACTGATGCTACCTTTGTAGGAAGAATTGGTGGAGAATCGTTGGTTTGAGAACTATCAAACATTGTTGTTACGGTGTAATAATAGCTAAGAAGTggagtactatagtgaggtccacgttataatggcagtattgctatccttgtctatcatacaacaaagcggatagcactatctcttcctcgctttgctctgttgccagatcgtctgtTAACAATATAGAGTTCATTCTTAACTAACAAAAtacttcatcttaattatgaaattattgaaacatatgATTCCCTGCTTGAGAAGATAATATagattattctaaacaagaatgaacagttaatattacatcaataaacctgtatcagctaccgtctatagaaggcattgacaagacagaggatcggcaacgtttttctcctatctttctccaccgccattatagcgtggacctcactatagtagttttaaattatatctgaatcAAGAGCAAGATAACATTGAATCATAATTGATGTATAAATAGGAGGAAAccattcattaataatataaaatcatcTTATAAATTGCTTGCAAAGATTATACTGTTTACTATCAACCGAATTTCACTCTAATTTGTCAGatttggttgaatggaaagtaTCAATGAATAGATAAGGGTTTCTGACAGTTAAAGTGTATCTCACTAAACAGTATAGATGGACCTATAGCTGTATTTTCATAACGAGGCTATCAAAATTGTAGTAAATTAGCatgttattaataaataatgtgaGAATATTTAAATCTGTTACTAAAATTACTATGACTtaggcccggttgtacaaaagccggttgaattttaaccggttaattttacgagaaccaatctgagAAGGCCTTTTGTAAAGacggcttctgtgattggttctcgtgaaattaatcactgttaaaatttaaccgacttttgtgcaaccggcactgagtgtGACTAAGCTGATAAGGCTTTACACTGAATCATTTCCGCCCTAAGCTTGTCAAGTGTAAGTACCACTTGGCATTTAAAAAGTagcttgaaaataaattttgaagataTTCATTTCCACTGTATCtgtcgaaaaatgtatttgttCATAGCTCTTCAATACGGTCCTATATACTGCTAAGCAGAAAAAGAGTAACAATGGCTGCTATTGAAGTATTCTCACATTGGCGGACTGGGAATGAaagaatgattgattgagtgctctatgcagattacaatgaataatagcttacaatacagttttagatgaatatacataatataaactgaaataataataattgaactgtACACGATAAGAAAAAATAATGCAATTCAAAATTCCTTCAAGATTATATTGTTTTGTGTCTACttaaattggcagagctttgaactcatcaatgtccattctttggaagaatattcaaaatatgcTACTCAGCTAATACTCTATCAAAAcgttaatttgatttattcaactgagcatttatttagaaatgaaaaatgtacagggagagagagagagagagagaaatataagaaaatataaagaaagagagacagaggaagaaagaattttatttttcaatacaaataaaatcaataatgatGTTGAATATATTACTACagtttaaacaataataaagaATGCCACCCATCAGAAAACTGTGGGGAATTGATCATATTACAAATAAACATAAGTCATTATTATACTAGTAAGAAACagtaaattttaatttcatgaaaatataaatttattttaatttataaaaatatcaaccATGATATTCTAAATGAAACAGTGCAAGAATCCATGGTTGTTCTGTCCAGAGCATAAATTTATTGGAAGTCAATGTGACTGTCTTGAACCCTATTGATAACGTTTTTAATATTCAAATCTCTCTACGACAAAACGCTTGGTATTTAAtcacaaataaatatttcaataaacaatatttcCGTCTGAAAAGAACAGTTACTCGGAGTCCCAATTGAGTTTAACCGCCGTAGAATGATTTCATTAAATTGctgttgaattcattcattggtGGCTTACAGTAGATGACAGCATTCTACAGCGGTTAAATGTGATTGGTAGCCGCACAACTGAACGTTATACTTCTATAATAAATGATATTGTTACTAACTAGAACATACTTATTATGATATATGATATCGTTGACAGTTATTAAACTGTTGAACCATCGTTAAATTTGTAATGTTGTACAAAACTATAGTTTTACATACGTAGGTTAACATAACATACTCTCTATAAGTATAGTAGAAAATTATCGTTTTTGTATGAAAGCTGTTGTAGTATGTAGATGAAATTGATCATAGAAATcataattacttgaatattgtaaaATGATATGATTGTTTAACACATCGAAAACTGTATTATCAACCCAACAGACAAGTTATGAGGAAGTGACGAGCGCCTGAATCTCCCTTTGGATGGGTGACCGCTTGTCGGTCAGGACCACTAACTCACAGTGGCATCCTTCCGGTGTCTCGGAGTTCACCTTAACTCATCTCTCCCGTAATAACCCACGCACAAGTAGTAGAAATGCAAGTCAACTCATGGAATAATTATGTCAATCATATCAtgtattctttatatttattatttttgttcaatgtaTTTATTCAGGGCtacacatttttattattttttgttgaaaagttTATCTTAATAGTCGAACATATGTGATACCGTTGGAATTTTAACTGgaagaatttcattcatttatacctacgatataaaaatttattgtgactattgtataatatagaaCTAGTATGCCTAATTGTACAAATTTGATGTATAACTTTTCTATGATAACGTTGTATCgctcattgaaaaatatatgtggAATACTTGTGCTGCTGAAATATTGCAAAATATATTAAACctatttttcagaaaattttgtcaagtttattCGTGGCTGTCTTGTATTAGCCCAACTTGGAGGTTCGGATCCCACCTTATCTTGTAGGTTCAGCATGCTGATTGAACTTGAAAAGATGAGTTTGAATATGTCATTATATTTACGAAATTCGCACCCGTTCAGAAGAGAGATGAATAGGCCTATTTAGACAAGAATACTCAAATTACAGAACGTATGATGTTCATAGTCTGTGCTAACCTTAGGGTGAAGGATTGCTCGTatagaatcaaatcaaatcgaatgAATTTCCATTCGAAATACATTttacaaacataaatataaattgaaaatttatggaAAGATTAGCATCCGCAAAGAAAGAATCTGAGCGCGTATGGAGGAGAAcagtcatagagaaaagatagcataagtagatatcccttgGTATAGATTGTTCACGTTCCAATTTCTAAGCCGATTTTGCCTACAACTCAAGCTGATCACTGACGACTACTGTCATAGCCaactctaatacaaggccgcggcctacgatattgcaacgtcgcagtgtaggcctatagtcaggtccacgttataatgactgtatttgttcaactttggaatttctatccttgtctatcatttgacaaagccggttgtactatccttttctaggtccacaacgatgccaattatgtttttgacagtgtaggaatataattaattaatgcagagaatcgtcaTCACTATTCTCATATCTTtaaccactgccattataacgtggacctcactatagaatctaatacatgattggtggaaaagatttCTAGTAATACCAGCTGATCATTTTCACCAATCAAGTATTAGATTGtgggcctacactgcgacgttgcaatatcgtaggccgcggccttgtattagaggtggctatgctactgTCTAGtatcactgttttgttggagttTGTGAGAAGttgagaacggcacagtatgagagactaccagcgtcacatagcttcaccaaataCAACTGTCTActttgtgaggtccacgttataatggcagtgtttgattagcagtgTTTTATAgtggcattgctatccttgtctatcattcaacaaaacggatagccctatctctttctcactttgctctgttgctagatcgtctttcaacaatgtagaattaatgattGATAACCaacatatttcatcttaattatggaattattgaaaaatataaattctagaataacatataattttattgattatttaacaagaatGATCACTGATCAGCTAccgtatcagctactgtctatagaaggcattgacaagacagaggatcggcaacgttgttcttctatctttttccactaccattataacgtggaccgcactgttattgagttaacagtgaaatttgaacagaaacgccctataccatggaatattcATGCTATACTTTTTCTATGTTACAGTGCTGCCAGATTTCTTAGAGAACCTGTAAAATTAGCTTACAGTATGAAAGAAAGAGATCGTTGGCCTTTTTGATAGAATAAGCATAAAAACGGCAACAGTGTGCTCCTATTCTCGCGGGAAATAGCATTAGCCATAAAGATCCGTGATGCAGAGACTATAATATTGTAGTAAATGGTAGCGAATTTTCAAAATCTGAGTTGACTTACATATGGCAACAATTAGAATATAAGAATatagacattataatataaggaTATTTCTAATTATTGTTTCTCACCAActtttccatattaatattaCAGCagatttatacaaaaataatttgaatcaaaGCTGTCACTTTATTTAGTTTGACACATGTAAAATACGATCTTGTATCCAAGACAAATAAAGTTCAGTTTTTTGTTCATGGCTCTCAAGTATTGAAGCATTTCTCCATTGTGTCAGAAGTGTTACAGTAGAAAAATGGGaccagaaaaaaaatcaatcaagaaATGTAGAAGTTGAGAAAAAAGAGCATGAAGAGTTTCAAGGGTCGGTAGCTCAGTTTCAAGTTGCCACTCCGGAGGCTTTCAAATTACGGGAGCCTCAACGATGGTCCAAATGGATCACAAGTTTGGTCCAATCTTAACGAATATGGTACCAATCAATAGgtaattcaatttactaaaaaagttattcttgtaaagtttttataaaaccatcggtttctgagttatataaaagaaacaaaatttttcctttttttgtgtagttgagaagttgatattgtggtaattattcatattgaatgaaaaagactaagaaattgtcaaaaaccacagatttattgatacttagaaagaccggtttcagttattacaccattgtcaatctctaataaacaATGTTGGTTACACTGAGGTTacactgagtttatcagagattgacaatggtgtaataaccgaaaccggtctttctaagtatcaataaatctgtggtttttgacaatttcttagtctttttcattcaaaacaaaatttttaattaaacgGAGAGTTTCAGGCCATTaaaagtctctatcttgaagtatatagtagtcatgaaaaatcgatcttatagttctagcttgttacctcatgcgtatggaaaaacgcaccagaaatcatgcaggtcTCTGGAGGACGCTAAAGAACACATTTGTTGACatacagcgcatgaagatatataGTTTTGAAGGTGAGGAAACGATTTAAATTCCATAGATTAAAAATTTGTCTGTATTCCTTGCACAAAAAGTTACAATAAATAGaagtttgaaaacaataaaacacTTTTTGAGCTTTTGGAGattataactaataaaatatgcaaaatatgcgttttagaggaaaattttatagagcaAAACCCCAAAAAGTTTGGCGGCCATCTCGttttcgaggtgtttgcctgtgatttcatTATCACGATCctcattatgctagacctaatgaAGAAAtcgagacatcttccacggctgttacccaaaaatgaccacggagtgccttttGCGCTCAGACCATATTCAATGAGAAATCAACTATGAAACCAACTTTTGAAAATTAGGCGGACTGCAGTTGTCTTCACTCTAGCGGGATGAATGTGTACTATGTAGTTCTAAAAGCTACCGTCAGGTATCGTGAGCTGGTCAATTCGGTCAATTCCTGAAGCTTCTCCAACTGTTATGTCTCTTGTGAAATGGACGCTGGCTGGATATGACAAACTCGTTTTGTTTTGTACATTCAActaattaaaattcatttaatatCGACTGTAAttccaaaaataatattctacaatTTCTTATTAGGTTCGTATTATGCCAGTTAGTTTGTAATTTTATTCGTTCATTACTTATTGATTGCTTTTCAGATTGGAGGTTTTCGGATATTGAAACATATTTGACTCAGTCTGGTATAGCCAGCTCTGAATTTGACTGAAATCAAGGTACAATACCGTACTCTTCTTTCAAGCTTGCTATTTCTGAAAAGTTCTATAACCTTGTCTTAAGTGCTGATTTTTGGACAGAGGGTACTTTAGTTAAAAAATTTACTCCAACCAgtgtaaaaaacaaaaaaatcttgtgtggcgcactcacacaactttccttgccattatgaaaattgatcacctgatgctagtgttcccgcgcatctcaagtctactattcaaagatttgagccagctggtgacaggacaataacgctggagacacactaggtctgctatctcttcatagtggatcattgaatagaatcaacagttgccaacagttcaCAATAATTGGAtagtcacattttctcgaatttttaatttttatttttaattttaggaaATTCGTGAAAATCACGAGTATTACTAGTCTGTATGTTGAGATTTATGGTGTGATCTGTGCCTATCAGAATAGCTAGATCAAGTGTGGACAGGTAGCCCAGACACTGTTCAAACAGGTCAATAAATCTTCTGGAACTTCCACTTGGGGATAAGTACATGGACACAACAATCAATGACAATTGAGGGATCACAACTCCAACAAACTCACCCTCCATCTCCTCACAGAAAGCGCATGAATCCATCACACAACTGTCAAAAGACCTTTTTACATAGACAGCAACTCCTCCAAAGCTAGATCTGCGACAAAAGAAAGAAGCAAGATTAAGACAACTGAGACTACTGTAAAATTGCAATTGCAAacattcaatgtttttcaatgtttttcaatgtttttcaatgtttttcaatgtttttaaatgtttttcaatgttttcaatgtttttaatgtttctcaatgattttcaatgtttttgaatgttcttcaatgtttttgaa
This portion of the Nilaparvata lugens isolate BPH unplaced genomic scaffold, ASM1435652v1 scaffold7166, whole genome shotgun sequence genome encodes:
- the LOC111049101 gene encoding neuropeptide SIFamide receptor (The sequence of the model RefSeq protein was modified relative to this genomic sequence to represent the inferred CDS: added 301 bases not found in genome assembly), which codes for MFLPLSVPRTQVIYTASTGATGEPSRNELRYSVVLTVVFCVAYLLVFCVGVVGNFAVVAVVCRSPRMRTPTNLFIANLACADLLVNIICLPFTLISNIMTAWTMGWLVCKTIPYMQGVSVNASINTLVAISFERWLAICYPMRWQMTSRVCKLVILLIWLFSLTITLPWALFFQLRPMGDGSSMQTCLETWPTPYSENVYFVLANLVMCYLLPLALISICYFRIWRRVCCRKMPGEVQMYQELIIHRSKVKVIKMLFIVIVLFACSWLPLYVIFTRLKLGGDLQPWEEPLVYNLLPLAQWLGASNSCINPVLYAFFNKKFRAGFKAILSSKSCFTTLRYDTYSFDGRNLSSNYGNRNDTVKRPLTRMTISSSAALRTGRIGGSEGSLVRTRTLSFKAMNQVNNNSSEGPFYTEKVNGLTLSDMTLSANATFV